One Halorientalis litorea DNA segment encodes these proteins:
- a CDS encoding cytochrome P450, with amino-acid sequence MSQTPPGPRGQPLFGSSRQYARDPFGFVTALEQAYGDIAQFQMGPLDTYMVTDPEAIERILVADADTYTKPEFQDDALGDLLGNGLLLSEGETWRQQRQLAQPAFDVRRLSGMADRIVDHTESLLDGWADGDRVDIEEEMTTVTIDVILDLMMGTELPRERVERVRADLEPVAFRFEPSPIRFALPEWVPMPGDAEFAEAVESLEDLVGDIVAQRRHDIGSEDDPDAPMDFLSVLLRARERGEQTDEQLRDEMMTMLLAGHDTTALTLTYTWFLLSENPEAERRVHAELDEVLDGDRPTVEDVRELEYTEWVIKEAMRLYPPVYTIFRSPTTDVEIGGYTVPEDASIMLPQWAVHRSEKYWDDPETFDPDRWSPERANDRPRFAYFPFGGGPRHCIGKHLAMLEARSIVATVASQYRLDFEGETPLTLFPTLTAHPADEMTMRVEER; translated from the coding sequence ATGTCCCAGACCCCACCCGGCCCGCGAGGGCAACCACTGTTCGGGAGCAGTCGCCAGTACGCCCGAGACCCGTTCGGCTTCGTGACCGCGCTGGAACAGGCCTACGGCGACATCGCACAGTTCCAGATGGGGCCGCTGGACACCTACATGGTGACCGACCCCGAGGCAATCGAGCGCATCCTCGTCGCCGACGCGGACACCTACACCAAACCGGAGTTTCAGGACGACGCGCTGGGTGACTTGCTGGGCAACGGACTCCTCCTCAGCGAGGGCGAGACGTGGCGCCAACAGCGGCAACTCGCCCAACCCGCCTTCGACGTGCGACGGCTCTCGGGGATGGCCGACCGCATCGTCGACCACACCGAATCCCTGCTCGACGGCTGGGCGGACGGTGACCGCGTGGATATCGAGGAGGAGATGACTACCGTCACCATCGACGTGATTCTCGACCTGATGATGGGGACCGAACTCCCCCGCGAGCGCGTCGAGCGCGTCCGTGCGGACCTCGAACCCGTCGCCTTCCGCTTCGAACCCAGCCCCATCCGCTTCGCCCTCCCGGAGTGGGTGCCCATGCCCGGGGACGCCGAGTTCGCCGAAGCCGTCGAGTCGCTGGAGGACCTCGTCGGCGACATCGTCGCACAGCGACGCCACGACATCGGGAGCGAGGACGACCCCGACGCGCCGATGGACTTCCTCTCGGTACTCCTGCGGGCGCGCGAACGCGGCGAGCAGACCGACGAGCAGTTGCGTGACGAGATGATGACGATGCTGTTGGCGGGCCACGACACGACGGCACTGACGCTCACGTACACGTGGTTCCTGCTCTCGGAGAACCCCGAGGCCGAACGGCGGGTCCACGCGGAACTCGACGAGGTACTCGACGGCGACCGCCCGACAGTCGAGGACGTGCGCGAGTTGGAGTACACCGAGTGGGTCATCAAGGAGGCGATGCGGCTGTACCCGCCCGTCTACACCATCTTCCGGTCACCGACGACGGACGTGGAAATCGGCGGCTACACCGTCCCCGAGGACGCCTCCATCATGCTCCCGCAATGGGCCGTCCACCGCTCTGAAAAGTACTGGGACGACCCCGAGACGTTCGACCCCGACCGCTGGAGCCCCGAACGTGCGAACGACCGACCGCGGTTCGCGTACTTCCCGTTCGGCGGCGGCCCGCGCCACTGCATCGGGAAGCACCTCGCCATGCTCGAAGCCCGCTCCATCGTCGCCACCGTCGCCAGCCAGTACCGACTCGACTTCGAGGGCGAGACGCCGCTGACGCTGTTCCCGACGCTGACCGCCCACCCCGCCGACGAGATGACGATGCGGGTCGAAGAGCGGTAG
- a CDS encoding PaaI family thioesterase — translation MSETHYRKLERMYHDSPVGETIETELTVGDGAATVEVPVKERYHHALSGVHGAVYFKALDDAAFFAANSVVEDVFVLTTDFNLYFERPVSAGTIRAEGELVNENPEQLIAESVAYDDDGNELARGSGTFRKSDVALTPDIGYE, via the coding sequence ATGTCCGAGACCCACTACCGGAAACTGGAACGGATGTACCACGACTCGCCCGTGGGTGAGACCATCGAGACGGAACTCACCGTCGGCGACGGGGCGGCGACGGTCGAAGTTCCGGTGAAAGAACGGTACCACCACGCGCTGAGCGGTGTCCACGGCGCGGTGTACTTCAAAGCACTCGACGACGCCGCCTTCTTCGCGGCCAACTCCGTCGTCGAAGACGTGTTCGTCCTCACCACCGACTTCAACCTCTACTTCGAGCGGCCCGTCTCGGCGGGGACCATCCGCGCCGAGGGCGAGTTGGTCAACGAGAACCCCGAGCAACTCATCGCGGAGTCGGTTGCCTACGACGACGACGGCAACGAACTCGCCCGTGGGAGCGGCACCTTCCGCAAGAGCGACGTGGCACTGACGCCCGACATCGGCTACGAGTAG
- a CDS encoding N-acyl homoserine lactonase family protein translates to MADVTVTLLDRGTLRTDVNRIVEHFNVGTAADPDPETMLGEGPVYNLVVDHPEVTLLWDTGSHPDAGSGHWPEELYDAFEAVDADEHPLEADLDDAGYALSDIDAVLQTHLHLDHAGGLHNFAGTDTPVYVHAEELKHAYYSARTDEGSDAYVLDDFDHDLNWEIVHRERETHFEGIEFLHLPGHTPGLLGTKLDIDGYGTVLFTADEAYTRANYFGEKPMGGGLLWSKRHWKESLRWLQELERRHDAEVYCGHDGDDVEQLRDGLP, encoded by the coding sequence ATGGCCGACGTGACGGTCACCCTGCTCGACCGGGGCACGCTCAGGACGGACGTAAACCGCATCGTCGAACACTTCAACGTGGGGACGGCCGCAGACCCGGACCCGGAGACGATGCTGGGCGAGGGGCCGGTGTACAATCTCGTCGTCGACCACCCGGAGGTGACGCTCCTCTGGGACACCGGGTCCCACCCCGACGCCGGGAGCGGCCACTGGCCCGAGGAGTTGTACGACGCCTTCGAGGCCGTCGACGCCGACGAACACCCGCTCGAAGCCGACTTGGACGACGCCGGGTACGCGCTCTCGGACATCGACGCCGTCCTCCAGACGCACCTCCATCTGGACCACGCGGGCGGCCTGCACAACTTCGCCGGGACGGACACGCCCGTCTACGTCCACGCCGAGGAACTGAAGCACGCCTACTACAGTGCCCGAACCGACGAGGGGTCCGACGCCTACGTCCTCGACGATTTCGACCACGACCTGAACTGGGAAATCGTCCATCGAGAGCGGGAGACCCACTTCGAGGGCATCGAGTTCCTCCACCTGCCGGGCCACACGCCGGGGCTACTGGGGACGAAACTCGACATCGACGGTTACGGGACGGTGCTGTTCACCGCCGACGAGGCGTACACCCGGGCGAACTACTTCGGCGAGAAGCCGATGGGCGGCGGCCTCCTCTGGAGCAAACGTCACTGGAAGGAGAGCCTGCGGTGGCTACAGGAACTCGAACGCCGCCACGACGCCGAGGTGTACTGTGGTCACGACGGCGACGACGTGGAACAACTGCGCGACGGTCTGCCCTGA
- a CDS encoding acyl-CoA dehydrogenase family protein produces the protein MLSFDDSETATELAARARAFMDEVVIPTERDLAGGATASDGTISDLRRQAREYDVYAPQVPEEHGGMGHDFRDVLPAFEQAGRSLLGPTAMRVDAPDEGNMHLLELHGSDLQKEQYLEPLVAGEMRSAFSMTEPMQGAGSDPKMIQTTAEKDGDEWVIDGHKWWTTQGIRADVLLVFARTDPDAHPYEGCSVFLVPTEADGVEIVRNIPHIGSEMTGKGHAEVKYDGVRVPEEHLLGEEAKGFQHVQERLGPARLTHCMRYSGMADRALDIAKAYMTEREGFGTPMAEKQHPRYAITDHEIRLGAARSLVRTAADEIAAGGQARTEVSMAKVFTANVVQEAIDTAVQFCGGNGIARDLPLADFYEAVRPFRIVDGADEVHKRTVAREAFADVDEAELDPVTRFGE, from the coding sequence ATGCTCTCGTTCGACGACTCGGAGACGGCCACGGAACTGGCGGCGCGTGCGCGAGCGTTCATGGACGAGGTGGTCATCCCGACGGAACGTGACCTCGCTGGCGGGGCGACAGCGTCCGACGGGACCATCAGCGACCTGCGACGGCAGGCACGCGAGTACGACGTGTACGCCCCGCAGGTCCCCGAGGAACACGGCGGGATGGGGCACGACTTCCGGGACGTGCTTCCGGCCTTCGAGCAGGCCGGGCGGAGTCTGCTCGGGCCGACGGCGATGCGCGTGGACGCCCCCGACGAGGGGAACATGCACCTGCTCGAACTGCACGGGTCGGACCTCCAGAAAGAGCAGTACCTCGAACCGCTCGTCGCGGGCGAGATGCGGTCGGCCTTCTCGATGACCGAACCGATGCAGGGGGCTGGCTCGGACCCCAAGATGATTCAGACCACCGCCGAGAAGGACGGCGACGAGTGGGTCATCGACGGCCACAAGTGGTGGACCACACAGGGCATCCGAGCCGACGTACTGCTGGTGTTCGCCCGCACGGACCCCGACGCACACCCCTACGAGGGCTGTTCGGTCTTCCTCGTCCCGACAGAGGCCGACGGCGTCGAAATCGTCCGGAACATCCCCCACATCGGGAGCGAGATGACGGGCAAGGGCCACGCCGAAGTGAAGTACGACGGCGTCCGCGTTCCCGAGGAACACCTGCTCGGCGAGGAGGCGAAGGGCTTCCAGCACGTCCAAGAGCGACTCGGCCCGGCCCGTCTGACCCACTGCATGCGCTACTCGGGGATGGCCGACCGCGCCCTAGACATCGCCAAGGCGTACATGACCGAACGCGAGGGGTTCGGAACGCCGATGGCCGAGAAACAACACCCCCGGTACGCGATTACCGACCACGAGATTCGGCTGGGGGCGGCACGGTCGCTCGTCCGCACGGCCGCCGACGAAATCGCCGCCGGTGGGCAGGCCCGTACCGAGGTGTCGATGGCGAAGGTGTTCACCGCCAACGTCGTCCAAGAGGCCATCGACACGGCGGTGCAGTTCTGCGGCGGGAACGGCATCGCCCGTGACCTGCCGCTCGCCGACTTCTACGAGGCCGTCCGGCCGTTCCGCATCGTGGACGGGGCCGACGAGGTGCACAAACGAACCGTCGCCCGCGAGGCCTTTGCCGACGTGGACGAGGCGGAACTCGACCCCGTGACTCGGTTCGGGGAGTGA
- the leuS gene encoding leucine--tRNA ligase — translation MSRRYDHARVQEYWQHVWDRDGVYECPEDPENPTYVLGMFPYTSGALHMGHVRNYAITDAYARYRRMCGDDVLHPMGWDAFGLPAENAAFERDTDPESWTRTCIERMRDELEEMGFGYDWSREITTCDPEYYRWNQWLFTRLHEAGLVEYEAATVNWCPDCETVLADAQVTDHERERADGTTETTEVCWRCETPVGRRELDQWFFTITDYAAELHADLDELDGWPEGVREAQRNWIGRREGAELTFEVPGEGPVDVFTTRLDTAFGATYLAVSPGHDLADAAAATDEQVAEYVESVRAADPGDAGLSGVETDLTAVHPLTGEELPVYVAAYVLDDVGTGAVMGVPAHNERDHEFASEHDVPVRQVVEPVGEDGTDPAAAPFTEDGMLTNSGEYDGLASSAARERLLDHDAVESAVTYRLRDWLISRQRYWGTPIPMVHCPDCGSVPVPDEDLPVELPEFVRTTGNPLDAATDWKETTCPDCGGPAERETDTMDTFVDSSWYFLRYLAPGSEARSTSETASVEDAPFDTDAADEWLPVDVYVGGEEHAVLHLLYIRFFTRALADLGLLDTREPVDRLVNQGTVLHGGRKMSKSKGNAIAPHEYGPETTRLFVLSAAHPRQDFEWTTEDVSNAYEFQQDLYRMVAAFADGDVDTRTESAPHDAYLEREVDRTIAAVTDEYERFRFHQAIGELRRFARLLRRYREYDVPYKYAYARGLRTLAALVAPIAPYLGEELWSLLGEDGPLAAADWPAPLSDVPDYRVERRLVDRTLADVRDITDVVDIADPERVEVVVAQAWKHRAHDAVREAEDPAAVPRTLADDAELGADAARAAEYAADLRAERAELEPTVSPERELTTLEQAAWLFEDEFGAEVTVRRATADDDLAAKARPNKPAIHIE, via the coding sequence ATGTCGCGCAGATACGACCACGCTCGGGTGCAGGAGTACTGGCAACACGTCTGGGACCGCGACGGGGTCTACGAGTGCCCCGAGGACCCCGAGAACCCCACGTACGTCCTCGGGATGTTCCCCTACACCTCGGGGGCACTCCACATGGGCCACGTCCGAAACTACGCCATCACCGACGCCTACGCCCGCTACCGTCGGATGTGTGGCGACGACGTACTCCACCCGATGGGCTGGGACGCCTTCGGCCTGCCCGCCGAGAACGCCGCCTTCGAGCGCGACACCGACCCCGAGTCCTGGACCCGAACCTGCATCGAGCGGATGCGCGACGAACTGGAGGAGATGGGCTTTGGCTACGACTGGAGCCGCGAGATAACCACCTGTGACCCCGAGTACTACCGCTGGAACCAGTGGCTGTTCACCCGCCTCCACGAGGCGGGGCTGGTCGAGTACGAGGCCGCCACCGTCAACTGGTGCCCCGACTGTGAGACGGTACTGGCCGACGCGCAGGTCACCGACCACGAACGCGAACGCGCCGACGGCACGACGGAGACAACCGAGGTGTGCTGGCGCTGTGAGACGCCCGTCGGCCGCCGGGAACTCGACCAGTGGTTCTTCACCATCACCGACTACGCCGCCGAACTCCACGCCGACTTGGACGAGCTGGACGGGTGGCCCGAGGGCGTCCGCGAGGCCCAGCGCAACTGGATCGGTCGCCGTGAGGGTGCCGAACTCACCTTCGAGGTTCCCGGCGAGGGACCGGTCGACGTGTTCACGACCCGACTGGACACGGCCTTCGGCGCGACGTATCTGGCCGTGTCGCCGGGCCACGACCTCGCGGACGCGGCCGCCGCCACGGACGAACAGGTCGCCGAGTACGTCGAGTCGGTCCGGGCCGCCGACCCCGGCGACGCGGGGCTCTCGGGCGTCGAGACGGACCTGACGGCCGTCCATCCGCTGACGGGCGAGGAACTACCGGTCTACGTCGCCGCCTACGTGTTGGACGACGTGGGGACGGGTGCGGTGATGGGCGTGCCGGCCCACAACGAGCGTGACCACGAGTTCGCCAGCGAACACGACGTGCCCGTCCGGCAGGTGGTCGAACCCGTCGGCGAGGACGGGACGGACCCGGCGGCCGCCCCCTTCACCGAGGACGGGATGCTCACGAACAGCGGCGAGTACGACGGGCTGGCGAGTTCCGCCGCCCGCGAACGACTGCTCGACCACGACGCCGTCGAGTCGGCCGTCACCTACCGCCTGCGCGACTGGCTCATCTCCCGCCAGCGGTACTGGGGGACGCCCATCCCGATGGTCCACTGCCCCGACTGTGGCAGCGTGCCCGTCCCCGACGAGGATCTGCCGGTCGAACTCCCCGAGTTTGTCCGCACGACCGGGAATCCGCTGGACGCCGCGACGGACTGGAAAGAGACCACGTGTCCCGACTGTGGCGGCCCCGCCGAGCGCGAGACGGACACGATGGACACCTTCGTCGACTCCTCGTGGTACTTCTTGCGGTACTTGGCACCCGGTAGCGAGGCACGGAGTACCTCGGAAACAGCGAGCGTCGAGGACGCCCCCTTCGACACCGACGCCGCCGACGAGTGGCTCCCCGTCGACGTGTACGTCGGGGGCGAGGAACACGCCGTCCTCCACCTGCTGTACATCCGGTTTTTCACCCGCGCGCTGGCTGACCTCGGCCTGCTCGACACTCGCGAACCGGTCGACCGGTTGGTCAATCAGGGGACGGTCCTCCACGGCGGCCGGAAGATGTCGAAATCGAAGGGCAACGCCATCGCACCCCACGAGTACGGGCCCGAGACGACGCGGCTGTTCGTCCTCTCGGCCGCCCACCCGCGGCAGGATTTCGAGTGGACCACCGAGGACGTGAGCAACGCCTACGAGTTCCAGCAGGACCTCTACCGGATGGTCGCCGCCTTCGCCGACGGCGACGTTGACACCCGGACCGAGAGCGCGCCCCACGACGCCTACCTCGAACGCGAGGTCGACCGGACCATCGCGGCCGTCACCGACGAGTACGAGCGGTTCCGGTTCCACCAAGCCATCGGCGAACTCCGGCGGTTCGCCCGCCTGCTCCGCCGGTACCGCGAGTACGACGTTCCCTACAAGTACGCCTACGCTCGGGGGTTGCGGACGCTCGCCGCACTGGTCGCGCCCATCGCCCCGTATCTGGGCGAGGAGTTGTGGAGTCTGCTGGGCGAGGACGGGCCGCTGGCGGCCGCCGACTGGCCCGCCCCGCTCTCGGACGTGCCCGACTACCGCGTCGAGCGGCGGCTCGTGGACCGGACGCTGGCGGACGTGCGCGACATCACCGACGTGGTCGACATCGCCGACCCCGAACGCGTCGAGGTGGTCGTCGCACAGGCGTGGAAACACCGCGCCCATGACGCCGTTCGCGAGGCCGAGGACCCGGCCGCCGTGCCCCGGACGCTCGCCGACGACGCCGAACTCGGGGCGGACGCGGCACGGGCCGCCGAGTACGCCGCCGACTTACGGGCGGAACGCGCCGAACTCGAACCGACGGTGTCGCCCGAGCGCGAACTGACGACGCTCGAACAGGCCGCGTGGCTCTTCGAAGACGAGTTCGGTGCCGAAGTGACCGTGCGGCGGGCCACGGCCGACGACGACCTCGCGGCGAAGGCCCGCCCGAACAAGCCCGCGATTCACATCGAGTGA
- a CDS encoding GNAT family N-acetyltransferase, with the protein MPDARFRRARPADAGTILDIKRAAIEELEHWQYSPEQIDVWAPKDSYVDTFEEAIADDRFVVHVAERDGEILGYGALTVPDERIDAIYVRPDAHGEGIATALLKQLELSAQFQGIDELDIVAARNAVGFYQSVGYWRLEDEVVTVEDVDVLFVRMRKDLRELDPDDIFEDVPEDRVPEDADWFELGAQSEADVDPDEWFESDGDDERIDDETYEEWFGPHVED; encoded by the coding sequence ATGCCCGACGCGCGCTTCCGTCGTGCCCGCCCCGCCGATGCAGGGACCATTCTCGACATCAAGCGGGCGGCAATCGAGGAACTCGAACACTGGCAGTACTCCCCCGAACAGATCGACGTGTGGGCACCGAAAGACAGCTACGTCGACACCTTCGAGGAGGCCATCGCGGACGACCGCTTCGTCGTCCACGTCGCCGAACGGGACGGCGAGATACTCGGCTACGGCGCGCTGACCGTCCCCGACGAACGCATCGACGCCATCTACGTCCGGCCCGACGCCCACGGTGAGGGCATCGCCACCGCGCTCCTCAAGCAACTGGAACTGAGTGCCCAGTTTCAGGGCATCGACGAACTCGACATCGTCGCCGCGCGTAACGCCGTCGGGTTCTACCAGTCGGTCGGCTACTGGCGACTCGAGGACGAGGTGGTGACCGTCGAGGACGTGGACGTGTTGTTCGTCCGTATGCGCAAGGACCTCCGTGAACTCGACCCCGACGACATCTTCGAGGACGTGCCCGAGGACAGGGTGCCCGAGGACGCCGATTGGTTCGAACTCGGTGCCCAGTCGGAGGCCGACGTGGACCCCGACGAGTGGTTCGAGAGCGATGGCGACGACGAGCGGATAGACGACGAGACGTACGAGGAGTGGTTCGGCCCCCACGTCGAGGACTGA
- a CDS encoding ribonuclease H-like domain-containing protein, whose amino-acid sequence MRIENSFIPVRGVGETTERKLWEAGVTHWNEFDGTVVGETTADRIEAFIDTARDRLAADDARYFDEQFPSSERWRLYENFRERACFFDIETTGLDQYSDRVTTVSVHQGGETTTLVRGDDLTADALRAAFADADLLVTFNGARFDVPFLETSFDLSLDHPHLDLLYTCRKLGLSGGLKQVEADVGIERDRPDISGEDAVRLWREHERGRDGALETLVSYNREDAVNLRALSETVVDRLHHEVFEPVVRDGR is encoded by the coding sequence GTGCGCATCGAGAACAGTTTCATCCCGGTTCGGGGCGTGGGCGAGACGACGGAACGGAAACTCTGGGAGGCTGGCGTCACCCACTGGAACGAGTTCGACGGGACAGTCGTGGGTGAGACGACGGCGGACCGAATCGAGGCGTTCATCGACACCGCCCGTGACCGCCTCGCCGCGGACGACGCCCGGTACTTCGACGAACAGTTCCCGTCGAGCGAGCGGTGGCGACTCTACGAGAACTTCCGGGAGCGGGCCTGTTTCTTCGACATCGAGACTACGGGACTGGACCAGTACAGCGACCGCGTGACGACGGTGAGCGTCCACCAGGGCGGCGAGACGACCACGCTCGTCCGCGGCGACGACCTGACGGCCGACGCCCTGCGCGCGGCGTTCGCCGACGCCGACCTGCTGGTGACGTTCAACGGTGCCCGGTTCGACGTCCCCTTCCTCGAAACCTCGTTCGACCTCTCGCTGGACCACCCCCACCTCGATTTGCTGTACACCTGTCGCAAACTCGGGCTCAGCGGCGGCCTGAAACAGGTCGAGGCGGACGTCGGCATCGAACGGGACCGGCCGGACATCTCCGGGGAGGACGCCGTGCGACTGTGGCGGGAACACGAACGCGGGAGAGACGGCGCGCTGGAGACGCTCGTCTCCTACAACCGCGAGGACGCCGTCAACCTCCGCGCACTCTCGGAGACGGTCGTCGACCGCCTCCACCACGAGGTGTTCGAACCCGTCGTACGCGACGGCCGGTAG
- a CDS encoding universal stress protein: MTKFLLATASVHTTAAACDYLGDRVTPEDTVLVVSITESGMDPRDAGDATNVARTRLVAPTVETITREGSASEEIQALVADHDVDEVVAGPRRGDPDAPPGLGGTVADLLVSLDVPVVVVPLPPLD; encoded by the coding sequence ATGACGAAGTTCCTCCTCGCCACCGCATCGGTCCACACGACGGCGGCCGCCTGTGACTACCTCGGTGACCGCGTCACGCCCGAGGACACCGTCCTCGTCGTCAGCATCACCGAATCCGGGATGGACCCGCGGGACGCCGGGGACGCGACGAACGTCGCCCGGACGCGCCTCGTCGCACCGACCGTCGAGACCATCACCCGCGAGGGGTCGGCAAGCGAGGAGATACAGGCACTCGTGGCCGACCACGACGTGGACGAAGTCGTCGCCGGGCCGCGGCGCGGCGACCCCGACGCACCGCCGGGACTGGGCGGCACCGTCGCGGACCTGCTCGTGAGTCTCGACGTGCCGGTGGTCGTCGTACCCCTGCCGCCCCTCGATTGA
- a CDS encoding APC family permease yields the protein MAAEHKLITEQIGLWGAVALLVGTAIGMSIFVVPTQMSAAAGPSITLAILASVVPMVLGVLLLLQLGGAIPVAGGVYVYGSRLVGPYWGMVGVAIPVLGVWSYLLFAALGFADYLNGLLATLVGTTVPTVVAVWGLLGLFLALNYVGIRIVTTVQIGLVVLFLASLVTFILGAAPAVELSNYRPLFPPELYGGGLSPFLLAVVLLYIPFQGFGMIIEIGEEVENPVRNIPRVLAIGMGIVTLVTVGLVFVLAGAVPWQATINPDTGEAYAAGLTAVSEGLLPGPAVLLVGLGALVAAATTVNTLYTSYSRTVMRAARDEVIPEAFAAVHDRHGTPHRALLLLGVAPMVAAPVAPVVDETLLGHIDILDWLVVVVVTGIFVAFLIGGVALWNLPKVFPQRYEHSIYKLPMPVLKAVAVGNVVVSVLFTVLVAASAPSALLFVALAFAFVTVLYVYRVRTYEKAGVDLKARMALLHKHERLGGDE from the coding sequence ATGGCGGCCGAGCACAAACTCATCACCGAGCAAATCGGACTGTGGGGGGCGGTGGCGTTGCTGGTGGGAACGGCTATCGGCATGAGTATCTTCGTCGTGCCGACACAGATGAGTGCCGCGGCGGGCCCGAGCATCACGCTGGCGATTCTCGCGTCGGTCGTTCCGATGGTGCTGGGCGTCCTGCTTCTGTTGCAGTTGGGCGGTGCGATTCCGGTCGCCGGCGGCGTTTACGTGTACGGCTCCCGGCTCGTCGGGCCGTACTGGGGGATGGTCGGGGTGGCGATACCGGTCCTCGGCGTCTGGTCGTACCTGCTGTTCGCCGCGCTCGGGTTCGCGGACTACCTCAACGGCCTGCTGGCGACGCTCGTGGGGACGACCGTGCCCACAGTGGTCGCCGTCTGGGGCTTGCTCGGTCTGTTTCTGGCCCTCAACTACGTCGGCATCCGAATCGTCACGACGGTCCAAATCGGACTGGTGGTGCTGTTCCTCGCCTCGCTGGTGACGTTCATTCTCGGTGCCGCGCCCGCGGTCGAACTGTCGAACTACCGGCCGCTGTTCCCGCCCGAACTGTACGGCGGCGGCCTCAGCCCCTTCCTGCTCGCTGTCGTCTTGCTGTACATCCCATTCCAGGGGTTCGGCATGATAATCGAAATCGGCGAGGAGGTCGAAAACCCCGTCAGGAACATCCCGCGCGTCCTCGCCATCGGCATGGGCATCGTGACGCTCGTCACCGTCGGCCTCGTGTTCGTCCTCGCCGGGGCAGTCCCGTGGCAGGCGACCATCAATCCCGACACGGGGGAGGCATACGCGGCGGGCTTGACCGCTGTGAGCGAGGGATTGTTGCCCGGCCCGGCCGTCCTCCTCGTCGGCCTCGGCGCGCTCGTCGCGGCGGCGACGACGGTGAACACGCTCTACACGTCCTACTCGCGGACCGTCATGCGCGCCGCCCGTGACGAGGTCATCCCCGAGGCGTTCGCGGCCGTCCACGACCGCCACGGGACGCCACACCGCGCGCTCTTGCTCCTCGGCGTCGCTCCGATGGTCGCGGCTCCGGTCGCACCAGTCGTCGACGAGACGCTGTTGGGCCACATCGACATCCTCGACTGGCTCGTGGTGGTCGTGGTGACTGGCATCTTCGTGGCCTTCCTCATCGGTGGCGTCGCGCTGTGGAACCTCCCGAAGGTCTTCCCCCAGCGGTACGAACACTCGATATACAAGCTCCCGATGCCGGTCCTCAAGGCCGTCGCCGTCGGGAACGTCGTCGTCTCGGTGCTGTTCACGGTGCTCGTCGCCGCTTCCGCCCCCTCGGCACTCCTGTTCGTCGCCCTCGCGTTCGCGTTCGTCACCGTGCTGTACGTCTACCGCGTCCGGACCTACGAGAAGGCGGGCGTCGACCTGAAGGCCCGGATGGCGTTGCTGCACAAACACGAACGACTCGGCGGTGACGAGTGA
- a CDS encoding Rossmann fold nucleotide-binding protein, giving the protein MRVSVIGGSAVDAATTATARAVGRELGERGHDVVCGGLGGVMANVCRGVQDADGHAIGILPGDDPAAANEYVDTPIATGMGNARNVLVVLNGRATIAIDGATGTLSEVGHALDFGRPVAGLDTHDVPGVEAVATPEEAVAYVESAVAGQ; this is encoded by the coding sequence ATGCGTGTGAGCGTAATCGGGGGTAGTGCAGTCGACGCGGCGACCACGGCCACCGCACGTGCGGTCGGGCGGGAACTCGGTGAGCGCGGACACGACGTCGTCTGTGGCGGCCTCGGCGGTGTAATGGCGAACGTCTGTCGCGGCGTGCAGGACGCAGACGGCCACGCCATCGGCATCCTCCCCGGCGACGACCCGGCCGCGGCCAACGAGTACGTCGACACACCCATCGCCACGGGGATGGGCAACGCTCGGAACGTCCTCGTCGTGTTGAACGGGCGGGCGACCATCGCAATCGACGGGGCGACGGGTACCCTCTCGGAGGTGGGGCACGCGCTGGACTTCGGCCGCCCCGTCGCCGGGTTGGACACCCACGACGTGCCAGGCGTCGAAGCGGTGGCGACGCCCGAGGAGGCCGTCGCGTACGTGGAGTCTGCGGTCGCGGGGCAGTAG